The proteins below are encoded in one region of Bosea sp. BIWAKO-01:
- a CDS encoding SPFH domain-containing protein, with the protein MNQIFSFDIAVALLVLLVILMIAFGVRTVPQGFNYTIERFGRYSRTLGAGLGLIVPVFDRVGHKVNVMEQVLDIPSQEAITKDNAGVRIDAAAFYQVLDAAKACYEVSSLDQALMVLTMTNIRTVVGSMDLDQLLSHRDEINERLLRVMDAAASPWGVKVTRIEIRDILPPADIAGAMNRQMKAEREKRAAVLEAEGLRQAEILKAEGQKQSQILAAEGRKEAALRDAEARERLAQAEAAATAMVSEAISRGDIQAANFLIAERYTDALKAIASSPNSKVVIVPIEAAALAGTVGGIAQLTRAVFGEDAIEARRSGSVPASGRTGA; encoded by the coding sequence ATGAATCAGATCTTCAGTTTCGATATTGCTGTCGCTCTTTTGGTGCTGCTCGTCATCCTGATGATCGCGTTCGGAGTCCGCACCGTTCCCCAGGGTTTCAACTACACGATCGAGCGCTTCGGCCGCTATTCGCGCACACTCGGAGCCGGTCTCGGCCTGATCGTGCCCGTGTTCGACCGTGTCGGGCACAAGGTGAATGTCATGGAGCAGGTGCTCGACATTCCCTCGCAGGAGGCGATCACCAAGGATAATGCCGGCGTCCGGATCGACGCTGCCGCCTTCTATCAGGTGCTCGACGCAGCCAAGGCCTGCTATGAGGTTTCGTCGCTCGATCAGGCGCTGATGGTGCTGACCATGACCAATATCCGCACCGTGGTCGGCTCGATGGATCTCGACCAGTTGCTGTCGCATCGCGACGAAATCAACGAGCGGTTGCTGCGGGTCATGGATGCCGCGGCTTCGCCCTGGGGCGTCAAGGTCACCCGCATCGAGATCCGGGACATCCTGCCGCCTGCGGATATCGCCGGCGCGATGAACCGGCAGATGAAGGCCGAGCGCGAGAAGCGCGCGGCGGTGCTGGAGGCGGAAGGCCTGCGGCAGGCCGAGATTCTCAAGGCGGAAGGCCAGAAGCAATCGCAGATCCTTGCAGCCGAGGGCCGCAAGGAAGCGGCGTTGCGCGATGCCGAGGCACGCGAACGGCTGGCGCAGGCCGAGGCGGCAGCGACAGCCATGGTCAGCGAGGCGATCAGCCGCGGCGACATCCAGGCCGCGAATTTCCTGATCGCGGAGCGCTATACTGACGCGCTCAAGGCCATTGCCAGCTCGCCGAACAGCAAGGTGGTGATCGTGCCGATCGAAGCGGCGGCGCTGGCCGGCACCGTCGGCGGCATCGCGCAGCTGACCCGCGCGGTTTTCGGCGAGGACGCGATCGAGGCGCGCCGCAGCGGCTCGGTTCCCGCCTCCGGCCGGACCGGCGCCTGA
- a CDS encoding NfeD family protein, whose translation MLDWFGSIGGWGWVVIGLVLIGGELLAPGVFLIWLGLAALLTGLVVGLTGLGWQGAALIFAGLSVASVLAGRALTRRKSDEPDAAQGLNDRGRQLIGKVFKLDATMTGGEGRIRVGDSSWRITGPELLAGSEVRVVRVDGATLVVEKA comes from the coding sequence ATGCTGGACTGGTTTGGATCGATCGGGGGCTGGGGCTGGGTCGTCATCGGCCTCGTCCTGATTGGCGGCGAGTTGCTGGCACCCGGTGTCTTCCTGATCTGGCTCGGTCTTGCCGCGCTGCTGACCGGGCTCGTGGTCGGCCTGACCGGGCTGGGCTGGCAAGGTGCGGCGCTGATCTTCGCGGGTCTGTCCGTCGCCAGTGTCCTTGCGGGCCGGGCCCTGACGCGGCGCAAGTCGGATGAACCGGATGCGGCGCAGGGCCTGAACGACCGCGGGCGGCAGCTGATCGGCAAGGTCTTCAAGCTCGATGCGACCATGACCGGGGGCGAGGGCCGCATCCGCGTCGGGGACTCCTCCTGGCGAATCACCGGGCCCGAGCTGCTGGCTGGCTCCGAAGTGCGAGTGGTGCGCGTCGACGGTGCGACGCTGGTGGTCGAGAAAGCCTGA
- the serA gene encoding phosphoglycerate dehydrogenase, giving the protein MPDQTERLSLPKDRIRVLLLEGINDSAADLMVQAGYTNMTRLPKALDRDELLKAVEKVHVLGIRSRSQLTAEVFERASRLFAVGCFSVGTNQVDLQAARARGVPVFNAPFSNTRSVAELTIGEIVMLLRRIPDRSRSAHDGGWDKSANGSFEVRGKTLGIIGYGNIGSQLSTLAEAMGMRVLYFDHTDRLRHGNTEPVDSLKHLLAACDVVSLHVPETPATHGMIGKAEIAAMRKGSYLINNSRGTVVDLDALAEALGSGHLAGAAVDVFPKEPASNSERFVSPLQGLPNVILTPHVGGSTEEAQERIGAEVARKLVDYSDIGSTVGAVNFPQVQLAPRPIGTRFIHVQRNEPGMLRRLNDIFARREVNISAQNYQTDGEIGYVVMEADRIGADADAILAEIRALDGTIRARLLYERQ; this is encoded by the coding sequence ATGCCAGACCAGACCGAACGCCTGTCGCTGCCCAAGGACCGGATCCGCGTCCTGCTGCTCGAAGGCATTAATGATTCCGCTGCCGATCTGATGGTCCAGGCCGGCTATACCAACATGACCCGACTGCCCAAGGCACTTGACCGCGACGAGTTGCTCAAGGCCGTCGAGAAGGTTCATGTGCTCGGCATCCGCTCGCGTTCGCAGCTCACGGCCGAGGTTTTCGAGCGCGCAAGCCGCCTCTTTGCTGTCGGCTGCTTCTCGGTCGGTACCAATCAGGTCGATCTGCAGGCGGCGCGCGCGCGCGGTGTCCCTGTCTTCAATGCCCCGTTCTCGAATACCCGCAGTGTCGCCGAGCTCACCATTGGCGAGATCGTCATGCTGCTGCGGCGCATCCCCGACCGGTCGCGCTCGGCGCATGACGGCGGCTGGGACAAGTCGGCCAATGGCAGTTTCGAGGTGCGCGGCAAGACGCTCGGGATCATCGGCTACGGCAATATCGGCAGCCAGCTCTCGACGCTGGCTGAGGCGATGGGCATGCGGGTGCTCTATTTCGACCACACCGACCGGTTGCGTCACGGCAATACCGAACCCGTCGACAGCCTGAAGCACCTGCTCGCGGCCTGCGACGTGGTCTCGCTGCATGTGCCGGAGACGCCTGCGACCCACGGCATGATCGGCAAGGCCGAGATCGCCGCGATGCGCAAGGGCAGCTATCTCATCAACAATTCGCGCGGCACCGTCGTCGATCTCGATGCGCTGGCCGAGGCGCTGGGGAGCGGCCATCTTGCGGGGGCCGCCGTCGATGTGTTCCCGAAGGAACCGGCCTCGAACAGCGAGCGCTTCGTCTCGCCGCTGCAGGGCCTGCCCAATGTCATCCTGACCCCGCATGTCGGGGGCTCGACGGAGGAGGCACAGGAGCGCATCGGCGCCGAGGTGGCGCGCAAGCTGGTCGATTATTCCGATATTGGTTCGACCGTCGGCGCGGTGAACTTCCCGCAGGTGCAGCTGGCGCCGCGGCCGATCGGCACGCGCTTCATCCATGTCCAGCGCAACGAGCCCGGCATGCTGCGGCGGCTGAACGACATCTTCGCCCGACGCGAGGTCAATATCTCCGCCCAGAATTACCAGACCGATGGCGAGATCGGCTATGTCGTGATGGAGGCCGACCGCATCGGTGCCGATGCGGACGCCATCCTGGCCGAGATCAGGGCTCTCGACGGCACGATCCGGGCGCGGTTGCTCTACGAGAGGCAGTGA
- a CDS encoding multidrug efflux SMR transporter, with protein sequence MTTGWAWIALVVSGIVDVAWALSMKKADGFRDLHWALVSVLLLVVFVVLLIKALDVLPLGTAYAVWTGIGALGSVLVGILVFGEPATIARLFWIALVLAGIVGLKTTA encoded by the coding sequence ATGACAACCGGCTGGGCCTGGATCGCCCTCGTCGTCTCCGGCATCGTCGATGTCGCCTGGGCGCTCAGTATGAAGAAGGCCGACGGCTTTCGCGACCTGCACTGGGCGCTGGTCTCGGTGCTGCTTCTGGTCGTCTTCGTCGTGCTCCTGATCAAGGCGCTGGACGTACTTCCGCTCGGCACGGCCTATGCGGTCTGGACAGGCATCGGCGCGCTCGGCTCGGTGCTCGTCGGCATCCTCGTCTTCGGCGAGCCAGCCACGATCGCCCGTCTCTTCTGGATCGCGCTGGTGCTCGCCGGCATCGTCGGCCTGAAGACGACGGCGTGA
- a CDS encoding FMN-dependent NADH-azoreductase: MTRLLFVQASPRKADSASSSSARHFLAALQAKLPTLSVETLDLWAAELPEFDGAMLSAKYARLARRDLNAPEQAAWRVIEGMIARLAAADLVLIATPMWNFSIPYKLKHWIDLVTQPGLSFSFDPATGYTPLLRSRPTLAILASAGDYSDGPSRGRPDLATPYLKAALGFIGLDDAIVVGQGPTIGPDQEVAEGRAHAHARLEEIAGGFAAAVGIG; the protein is encoded by the coding sequence ATGACACGGCTGCTCTTCGTCCAGGCTTCCCCGCGCAAGGCGGATTCGGCCTCGTCTTCCAGCGCGCGGCACTTCCTTGCCGCCCTCCAGGCAAAGCTGCCCACACTCTCGGTCGAGACGCTTGACCTCTGGGCCGCGGAGCTGCCGGAATTCGACGGCGCCATGCTGTCGGCGAAATATGCCCGCCTCGCCAGGCGCGATCTCAACGCCCCGGAACAGGCGGCCTGGCGGGTCATCGAGGGAATGATCGCCCGTCTCGCCGCAGCCGATCTCGTGCTGATCGCGACGCCGATGTGGAATTTCAGCATCCCCTACAAGCTCAAGCACTGGATCGACCTCGTCACCCAGCCGGGGCTGAGCTTCTCCTTCGATCCTGCAACGGGATACACGCCGCTGCTGAGGTCGCGCCCGACGCTCGCCATCCTCGCAAGCGCCGGCGACTACAGCGACGGGCCGAGCCGGGGTCGGCCTGATCTTGCGACGCCCTATCTCAAGGCAGCACTCGGCTTCATTGGCCTGGACGACGCCATCGTAGTCGGCCAGGGGCCCACGATCGGTCCGGATCAGGAGGTCGCTGAGGGCCGCGCGCATGCGCATGCCCGTCTGGAAGAGATCGCCGGCGGTTTTGCAGCCGCGGTGGGAATTGGCTGA
- a CDS encoding LysR family transcriptional regulator: MLTHDDLALILAIARAGRMKQVAEMLQTHPATAYRRLEALERRIGNPLFERGADGYVPTALAEEITQRAGDIEQRLDELNRAVAGRDNRLRGTLKVTTADTLAYVVAPIVLSFADAHPHMSVELQFSNAMADMARNEADVAIRPTHAPPEALVGQRAGRFGFAAYSANGDGDVRDIAELLAARRWIGLAPALMHAPAARWLRDHVATERVGASVDSFFAAAVAARSGAYALLPSYLGDEPSLGLVRRSEPVPELASEIWVLTHPDLRHAARVRAFTRHAAKALRERLA, translated from the coding sequence ATGCTGACGCATGATGATCTCGCCCTGATCCTCGCGATCGCGCGCGCCGGCCGGATGAAGCAGGTGGCCGAGATGCTCCAGACCCATCCGGCGACGGCCTATCGCAGGCTTGAGGCGCTGGAACGCCGCATTGGCAATCCGCTCTTCGAGCGCGGGGCCGACGGCTATGTCCCCACCGCACTCGCGGAGGAGATCACCCAGCGCGCGGGCGATATCGAGCAGCGGCTGGATGAACTGAACCGGGCTGTCGCGGGCCGCGACAACCGCCTCCGCGGCACGCTGAAGGTCACGACAGCCGATACGCTGGCCTATGTCGTCGCGCCGATCGTGCTCAGCTTTGCGGACGCGCATCCGCACATGTCGGTTGAGCTGCAATTCTCCAATGCGATGGCCGATATGGCGCGCAACGAGGCCGATGTCGCAATCAGGCCGACGCATGCTCCACCGGAAGCTCTGGTCGGGCAGCGGGCCGGGCGTTTCGGCTTTGCAGCCTATTCGGCAAATGGCGATGGAGACGTGCGGGACATCGCTGAGCTTCTGGCGGCACGGCGCTGGATCGGCCTGGCGCCTGCCCTGATGCATGCCCCGGCGGCGCGCTGGCTGCGGGATCACGTTGCGACGGAGCGTGTCGGTGCAAGCGTGGATTCGTTCTTCGCGGCGGCCGTTGCGGCGCGATCTGGGGCTTATGCGCTTCTGCCGAGCTATCTCGGCGACGAGCCATCGCTCGGGCTGGTCCGGCGGAGCGAGCCGGTTCCCGAGCTTGCATCCGAGATCTGGGTTTTGACCCATCCCGATCTGCGGCATGCGGCGCGGGTCCGGGCCTTCACCCGGCACGCGGCGAAGGCATTGCGCGAGCGGCTGGCCTGA
- a CDS encoding SIS domain-containing protein, with protein MTADIRASALRTIATERTGLDTLHTALANGLGEPFAAAVELIRAASGRVIVTGMGKSGHVGRKLVATLASTGTPAHFVHPAEASHGDLGMVQPEDVVIALSWSGEAAELSAIVAYTRRFRVGLIAMTANAESALGREADIALVIPKAEEACPNGLAPTTSTTMQIALGDALAIALLEARGFSRQDFFVYHPGGKLGAQLKTVESIMHRGEALPRVGLDTALPDVIAMISAKGFGCAIVADLDGRLAGIVTDGDLRRKLGSGGPTALRARDVMSPSPRRIAPDALAVEALEMVNRLRITALVVADTEERPVGLVHVHDLLTLGVA; from the coding sequence ATGACAGCCGATATCCGCGCCTCGGCGCTCCGCACCATCGCGACCGAGCGCACCGGGCTCGATACGCTTCACACCGCGCTCGCCAACGGCCTGGGCGAACCCTTTGCCGCCGCTGTGGAGTTGATCCGCGCTGCCTCCGGCCGCGTGATCGTCACCGGCATGGGCAAATCCGGCCATGTCGGGCGCAAGCTCGTAGCGACCCTGGCCTCGACCGGAACACCCGCACATTTCGTCCATCCGGCCGAAGCGAGCCATGGCGATCTCGGCATGGTCCAGCCCGAGGATGTCGTCATCGCGCTCTCCTGGTCCGGAGAGGCCGCAGAGCTTTCCGCCATCGTCGCCTATACCCGCCGCTTCCGCGTGGGACTGATCGCGATGACCGCGAATGCCGAGAGTGCGCTCGGCCGCGAGGCCGACATTGCCCTCGTGATCCCGAAGGCGGAGGAGGCCTGCCCGAACGGCCTCGCTCCGACGACCTCGACGACGATGCAGATCGCGCTTGGGGATGCGCTCGCCATTGCCCTGCTCGAGGCCCGTGGTTTCTCGCGCCAGGATTTCTTCGTCTATCACCCCGGCGGCAAGCTCGGCGCACAGCTCAAGACGGTCGAGAGCATCATGCATCGCGGCGAAGCCCTGCCGCGTGTTGGCCTCGACACCGCATTGCCCGATGTGATCGCGATGATCTCGGCCAAGGGTTTTGGCTGCGCGATCGTCGCCGATCTCGACGGACGACTGGCCGGAATCGTCACCGATGGCGACCTGCGCCGCAAGCTCGGCTCCGGCGGGCCGACCGCCCTGCGCGCCCGCGACGTGATGAGCCCCTCTCCGCGCCGCATCGCGCCCGACGCGCTGGCCGTCGAGGCCCTCGAGATGGTCAACAGGCTGCGCATCACGGCGCTGGTGGTTGCAGACACCGAGGAACGTCCGGTCGGCCTCGTACATGTGCATGACCTGCTGACGCTCGGCGTCGCCTGA
- a CDS encoding outer membrane beta-barrel protein yields the protein MSRRVTTVLLTGAAAAGLAAAWPAIDTAWAQQARAPSLRSTVPAYVAQAQAAPDQTQQSATSPIPEAVRDPAALIQNQPSTISNRAPPRASRPVLAPGLRGVTQRQFRAPQPTVSTLPQPGPAAPPPLRRRSIVEEDPYAPLGLRLGNVNLTPATTNSVGYDSNPQRVSGPNKGSGFARYEGELGIQSDWNVHELRGRLRGAYSEYFRDGEASRPDGEGALDLRLDASRDTRILLESRFRLDTQRPGSPDLNAPVVGRPLTYNYGGSAGVTHDFNRLQLTLRGSVDRQDYENAKLISGATLSQADRNQTDYGLRLRVGYELTPGLRPFIQGEIDTRQYDQRFDSNGFERSSNGYTARIGSTFEISRLVTGEVSVGYQDRAYEDPRLRNLRGMVGDAAILWTPTPLTTVTLRGTSELGDTTIAGSSGTWARRATLEVAHALRRNLTVTGFTTFGRTAYEGQGLREDYTAIGARLEYKLTRTFAVRASFTHERLNSTAQGSDYTANVAQVGLRLQF from the coding sequence GTGTCCCGTCGCGTCACGACCGTGCTTTTGACAGGCGCTGCAGCAGCAGGCCTTGCGGCGGCATGGCCTGCGATCGACACGGCATGGGCGCAGCAGGCGCGGGCCCCGAGCCTACGCAGCACCGTGCCCGCCTATGTCGCACAGGCCCAGGCGGCGCCCGATCAAACTCAGCAGAGCGCGACCTCGCCGATTCCCGAGGCGGTACGCGATCCGGCTGCCTTGATCCAGAACCAGCCTTCGACGATTTCCAATCGCGCGCCGCCGCGCGCCAGCCGCCCGGTGCTCGCACCCGGCCTTCGCGGCGTCACGCAGCGCCAGTTCCGCGCGCCTCAACCAACCGTTTCGACATTGCCGCAACCTGGCCCGGCAGCCCCGCCGCCGCTGCGACGGCGCTCGATCGTCGAGGAGGATCCCTATGCGCCGCTGGGGCTCAGGCTTGGCAATGTCAACCTGACACCGGCGACGACGAATTCCGTTGGCTATGACAGCAATCCGCAGCGCGTCTCCGGGCCCAACAAGGGCTCGGGCTTTGCTCGCTACGAGGGCGAGCTCGGCATCCAGTCCGACTGGAACGTGCATGAGCTGAGGGGCAGGCTGCGTGGCGCCTATTCCGAATATTTCCGCGATGGGGAAGCTTCGCGCCCGGATGGCGAGGGGGCGCTTGATCTTCGGCTCGATGCGTCCCGCGATACCCGGATCCTGCTGGAAAGCCGCTTCAGGCTCGATACGCAGCGTCCCGGTTCGCCGGACCTCAATGCGCCGGTCGTCGGTCGGCCGCTGACCTATAACTATGGCGGCTCGGCCGGCGTCACGCATGATTTCAATCGCCTGCAGCTGACGCTGCGAGGATCGGTCGACCGCCAGGATTACGAGAACGCGAAGCTGATCAGCGGGGCGACACTGAGCCAGGCCGACCGCAACCAGACTGATTACGGCTTGCGGCTCCGGGTCGGATATGAGCTGACGCCGGGCCTTCGGCCTTTCATCCAGGGCGAAATCGATACGCGCCAGTACGACCAGCGGTTCGACTCCAACGGCTTCGAGCGCTCGTCGAACGGCTATACCGCCCGTATCGGCTCCACGTTCGAAATCAGCCGGCTGGTCACGGGCGAAGTCTCCGTGGGCTATCAGGACCGGGCCTATGAGGATCCCCGGCTGAGGAACCTGCGCGGCATGGTCGGGGATGCCGCGATCCTGTGGACGCCGACCCCTTTGACGACGGTGACGCTGCGCGGCACGTCCGAGCTTGGCGATACGACGATCGCGGGCAGCAGCGGCACGTGGGCGCGTCGCGCCACCCTCGAGGTGGCTCATGCGTTGCGCCGCAACCTGACCGTGACCGGATTCACCACCTTCGGCCGCACCGCCTATGAGGGGCAGGGGCTGCGCGAGGATTATACGGCGATCGGCGCCCGGCTCGAATACAAGCTGACGCGAACCTTCGCCGTGCGGGCGAGCTTCACCCATGAACGCCTGAATTCGACTGCGCAGGGCTCGGACTACACGGCCAATGTCGCGCAGGTCGGCCTGCGGCTGCAGTTCTAA
- a CDS encoding UTP--glucose-1-phosphate uridylyltransferase produces MTKRIRKAVLPVAGLGTRFLPATKAVPKEMLTIVDRPVVQHVVDEARAAGIEHFVFVTGRNKGVIEDHFDLAYELDDTLAKRGKIKELEALKADLPPAGAASFLRQQAPLGLGHAVWCARDVIGDEPFALLLPDMLHHSLGKGCLAEMIDAFEKHGGNHIAVAPVPDDQTHQYGIVGVEDVKAKVSKVTKMVEKPAKGTAPSNLHITGRYILQPTIFNLLANQETGAGGEIQLTDSMIALSRQEPFYAVRFDGDIYDTGSKLGFLTANIAYALQRGDLGPQLRAEIERLLEA; encoded by the coding sequence ATGACGAAACGCATCCGCAAGGCCGTCCTTCCCGTCGCGGGCCTTGGTACCCGCTTCCTTCCCGCCACCAAGGCGGTCCCCAAGGAAATGCTGACCATCGTCGACCGTCCGGTCGTCCAGCATGTCGTCGACGAGGCCAGGGCAGCCGGCATCGAGCATTTCGTCTTCGTCACCGGCCGCAACAAGGGCGTGATCGAAGATCATTTCGATCTGGCCTATGAGCTCGACGACACGCTGGCCAAGCGCGGCAAGATCAAGGAGCTGGAGGCGCTCAAGGCGGATCTGCCGCCGGCGGGCGCCGCGAGCTTCCTCCGCCAGCAGGCTCCGCTCGGCCTCGGTCACGCCGTCTGGTGCGCGCGCGACGTCATCGGCGACGAGCCTTTCGCCTTGCTGCTGCCGGATATGCTCCACCACAGCCTGGGCAAGGGCTGCCTTGCCGAGATGATCGACGCCTTCGAGAAGCATGGCGGCAATCACATCGCGGTGGCGCCCGTGCCGGACGACCAGACCCACCAATACGGCATCGTCGGCGTCGAGGACGTGAAGGCCAAGGTCTCGAAAGTGACGAAGATGGTCGAGAAGCCGGCAAAGGGAACGGCGCCCTCGAATCTGCACATCACCGGCCGCTACATCCTGCAGCCGACGATCTTCAATCTTCTGGCGAACCAGGAAACCGGTGCCGGTGGCGAAATCCAGCTCACCGATTCGATGATCGCGCTGTCCCGGCAGGAGCCCTTCTACGCCGTGCGCTTCGACGGGGACATCTACGACACCGGTTCGAAGCTCGGCTTCCTGACCGCCAACATCGCCTATGCGCTCCAGCGCGGCGACCTGGGCCCGCAGCTGCGCGCGGAAATCGAGCGGCTGCTCGAGGCGTAA
- the galE gene encoding UDP-glucose 4-epimerase GalE: protein MTILVSGGAGYIGSHMVLELLDRGEKVVVLDDLSTGFWWAVPPEATFVQGDMGDQALVERVIAEHGITEIAHFAAKIVVPDSVSDPLGYYLNNTVKTRALLESAVRGGVKHVIFSSTAAVYGEPAVSPVPEEIGLAPINPYGRSKLMSEWMLGDVARAHGLTYVALRYFNVAGADPRGRAGQSSANATHLIKVASQAALGQRAGLEIFGTDYPTPDGTCVRDYIHVTDLARAHLAALDHLRNDGASLTLNCGYGRGYSVKEVVEVVKQVSGKDFPVKLSPRRAGDPASLVAKADRIRAELGWQPEHDDLTQIVTQALAWEEVLRTRNAR, encoded by the coding sequence ATGACGATTCTGGTCTCGGGCGGCGCCGGCTATATCGGCAGCCATATGGTGCTGGAGCTGCTCGACCGCGGCGAAAAGGTGGTCGTGCTCGACGATCTCTCGACCGGATTCTGGTGGGCCGTGCCCCCGGAAGCGACATTCGTACAAGGCGATATGGGCGATCAGGCTCTGGTCGAGCGCGTCATCGCCGAGCATGGCATCACCGAGATTGCGCATTTCGCGGCCAAGATCGTGGTGCCTGATTCGGTTTCCGATCCGCTTGGTTACTATCTCAATAACACCGTGAAGACGCGCGCCCTGCTTGAGAGCGCGGTGCGCGGTGGCGTCAAGCACGTGATCTTCTCCTCGACGGCAGCAGTCTATGGTGAGCCGGCTGTCAGCCCCGTGCCCGAGGAGATCGGGCTTGCGCCGATCAACCCCTATGGCCGCTCGAAGCTGATGAGCGAGTGGATGCTCGGCGATGTCGCGCGCGCCCACGGCCTGACCTATGTGGCCCTGCGCTATTTCAACGTGGCCGGAGCCGATCCGCGCGGCCGTGCCGGTCAGTCCTCGGCAAACGCCACCCACCTGATCAAGGTCGCGAGCCAGGCAGCGCTCGGCCAGCGCGCCGGGCTCGAGATCTTCGGCACGGACTACCCGACACCTGACGGCACCTGCGTGCGCGACTATATCCACGTCACCGATCTCGCACGGGCGCATCTGGCGGCGCTCGATCATTTGCGCAATGATGGCGCCAGCCTGACACTGAACTGCGGCTATGGTCGTGGTTATTCGGTGAAAGAGGTGGTCGAGGTGGTGAAGCAGGTGTCGGGCAAGGATTTCCCGGTCAAGCTCTCGCCGCGCCGGGCGGGCGATCCGGCGTCCCTGGTTGCCAAGGCGGATCGCATCCGCGCCGAACTCGGGTGGCAGCCGGAACATGACGATCTGACGCAGATCGTGACGCAAGCCCTGGCCTGGGAAGAGGTTTTGCGGACCCGAAACGCGCGCTGA
- a CDS encoding lytic murein transglycosylase has translation MRRLSLVLAVAAASLVPALAQTTGSINASARSHSTNAATAGQGQASFDVFLQRLWPQAQARGISRKTFDLAFRGVTPDASIVALTKKQSEFSAPIWAYLNNAVGGTRITRGRDAAAENASTLAQVEARYGVPKEVVLGVWGMETNYGSFKGDKDTIRSLATLAHIRYRGDFFRDELLTALELIEKGYVERSELRGSWAGAMGHTQFMPSSYMKYAVDFTGDGHADIWGSTSDALASTANYLKGYGWVPGLPWGMEVKLPENFDHRINKASFSAFNGAGVRRADGRALPSSGEARLFFPAGYRGPVMLLTANFDVIKKYNSSDAYALAVGHLGDRIAGRPAIQAEWPVSAPRLDMAATKDLQRRLKVLGFYDHDADGRIGTGTREAVRQYQLSAGQIADGYPTPALLARMRGAR, from the coding sequence ATGCGCCGCCTGTCCCTCGTCCTCGCCGTGGCCGCAGCCAGCCTCGTCCCGGCGCTGGCCCAGACGACAGGCTCGATCAACGCCTCGGCGCGCTCGCACAGCACGAATGCTGCGACCGCCGGGCAGGGTCAGGCGTCCTTCGATGTCTTCCTGCAGCGGCTCTGGCCGCAGGCGCAGGCGCGCGGCATCTCGCGCAAGACTTTCGATCTCGCCTTTCGCGGGGTGACGCCGGACGCCTCGATCGTCGCGCTGACGAAGAAGCAGTCGGAATTCTCGGCGCCGATCTGGGCCTATCTCAACAATGCCGTCGGTGGCACGCGGATCACCCGCGGGCGCGATGCTGCAGCCGAGAACGCAAGCACGCTTGCCCAGGTCGAGGCGCGCTATGGCGTGCCCAAGGAGGTCGTGCTCGGCGTCTGGGGCATGGAAACCAATTACGGTTCGTTCAAGGGCGACAAGGACACGATCCGCTCGCTCGCGACGCTCGCTCATATCCGCTATCGCGGCGACTTCTTCCGCGATGAACTGCTGACGGCGCTCGAGCTGATCGAGAAGGGCTATGTCGAGCGCAGCGAGCTGCGCGGCTCCTGGGCGGGAGCGATGGGGCACACCCAGTTCATGCCGTCGAGCTACATGAAATATGCCGTCGACTTCACCGGAGACGGACATGCCGATATCTGGGGTTCGACCAGCGACGCGCTGGCCTCGACTGCGAACTACCTCAAGGGCTACGGCTGGGTGCCGGGCCTGCCTTGGGGCATGGAAGTGAAGCTCCCGGAGAATTTCGATCACCGCATCAACAAGGCGAGTTTCTCTGCCTTCAACGGGGCAGGGGTGCGGCGTGCCGATGGGCGGGCGCTGCCGTCCTCGGGTGAGGCGCGACTGTTCTTTCCTGCCGGCTATCGCGGCCCCGTCATGCTGCTGACCGCGAATTTCGACGTCATCAAGAAATACAACTCCTCTGACGCCTATGCGCTTGCGGTCGGCCATCTCGGCGACCGGATAGCAGGGCGTCCGGCAATCCAGGCTGAATGGCCGGTCTCGGCGCCGCGACTCGACATGGCTGCAACCAAGGATCTGCAGCGGCGGCTGAAGGTGCTCGGCTTCTACGATCATGATGCCGACGGGCGCATCGGCACCGGCACACGCGAGGCCGTGCGCCAATACCAGCTGAGCGCTGGCCAGATCGCCGATGGCTACCCGACACCGGCGCTTCTTGCGCGCATGCGTGGGGCGCGCTGA